From Mucilaginibacter inviolabilis, a single genomic window includes:
- a CDS encoding DUF47 domain-containing protein gives MSILPNSNKIFYDLFNRAAANVAEMAKLLDMAVNSKDVFEQKYSFTHIDKLKIKSYELTHLVFTESGKQLISPFQRKDMCDLAAAIDDVADSIAMASRRIHLYDVPKITPPMLSLANLILQTSTELEKAINAMNNLGNSARIFELCSSIKKLEFQADAVYNKAFADLLANETDAIQLIKYTDVFMAMETATDSCEDATLIIESILIKNG, from the coding sequence TCCAAATTCCAATAAGATTTTTTACGACTTGTTTAATAGGGCAGCAGCCAATGTAGCCGAAATGGCTAAGTTGCTTGATATGGCTGTAAACTCAAAAGATGTTTTTGAGCAAAAATACAGCTTTACGCATATTGATAAATTAAAGATAAAAAGCTACGAACTTACCCACCTGGTATTCACAGAATCAGGCAAACAGCTCATATCGCCATTTCAGCGTAAGGATATGTGCGATCTGGCGGCTGCTATTGACGATGTAGCTGATAGTATAGCCATGGCATCGCGCAGGATACATTTGTATGATGTGCCCAAAATAACACCTCCTATGTTAAGTCTGGCCAACCTGATACTACAAACCAGTACCGAGCTCGAAAAAGCGATTAACGCCATGAACAACCTGGGTAACTCTGCACGAATATTTGAACTTTGCAGCAGTATCAAAAAACTGGAATTCCAGGCCGATGCGGTTTATAATAAAGCTTTTGCCGATTTGCTGGCCAATGAAACAGATGCCATCCAACTCATTAAATATACCGATGTATTTATGGCGATGGAAACCGCAACGGACAGTTGTGAAGATGCAACCCTTATTATTGAAAGCATCCTGATCAAAAACGGTTAA